The window ctaaaaattagtGTGGAGGTTTATAAAAACATCAAGAACATTGGGTAAAAGTTTCATATTGTTTTGAGATCGTACGATTTACAAAAACTATTAAAATCAGAACACCGAAAGGAGTGGTAAATACTTTTTAAGGGAAAATAGCCCAATGTAGCacaatttttaccttattttcacttcctaccacatttttaaaaattgtcacGATTTAGCAAGTATCATCATTTTATTACCAGATCTAGCACGccgttaaactccgtctaatggtgtttaacggtttttagatggagtttaacggtgtgctagatccaggaataaaatggtaatttgtgctagatcgtgacaacttttaaaaacgtgctaggaagtgaaaataaagtaaaaattatGCTATATGAGATTATTTTccctatattatattattacacACATTTTTCgtaattcaatatatttacCAAATACCATAATCTTATTTTTCGACCTTTCACTCATGTAAAATGATTccctaattaaaattttcttgtaGTCTTCATATTCCCTATAATCTAACGATCGGCGAACGAAAAGGTTCCGAATCTAAAAAACCTTTCAATTTACATTTTTCACCTAATAAACGAAATTGGGAAAATGTGGAGCTGGCCTTTGCTGTACCTTAAACCCTAAGCTGAAGCAGTGGAACAGTCAGCCGACTACCGAACTTAAACCCTCTCCTCCTTCCTTCGGTCAACCCTGCACTCGCGCAAACATGTCATATACTCGCCACCTTCGCCGGCTCTCCACCTCTGCCGCCGCCGCGGCGACCGCTGCCAACACCACTAGCGCGGCCGCGCCCTCATCCTCAGTCTCCATTTCCAAGGCCAAATCGAAGCTCCAATCCGAATTCGATCCCGACAAGGCCCTAGAGATCTACACCTCTGTCTCCAAGCACGACTCCTCCCCCGCCACCTCACGCTACGTCCAGGGCCTCGCCGTCCGCCGCCTTGCCAAGTCCCGCCGCTTCTCGGACATCGAAGCCCTAATGGAGTCCCACAAGTCCGACCCCAGGATCAGGGATGAGCCCTACCTGTCCACCCTGATCCGCTCTTATGGCTGCGCTGGTATGTTCGATCACGCCCTCAGGACCTTCTCTGAAATGGAGCAATTGGGCACCCCGAGATCCGTCGTTTCTTTCAATGCCCTCTTAACGGCCTGTAATGCCTGCAAACTGTTCGATAAAGTTCCTGACTTGTTCAATGAGATGAGCTCTACATACAATATCGTGCCCGATAAGGTCTCCTATGGGATACTTATAAAGTCGTATTGTGAGGCCGGTTCACCTGAGAAGGGGATGGGGGTTTTGCGGGAAATGGAGGAGAAGGGCGTGGAGGTCACAGCGGTCACATTCACGACAATTTTGGATGCGCTCTACAAGTCGGGGAGGAGCGCTGAGGCAGAGAGGTTGTGGGTTGACATGGTTTCTAAAGGTTGTGAGTTAGATGCAGCCGTGTATAATGTTAGGCTCATGAATGCCCAGGATACAGGGCCTGAGAGCGTGAAGAAGATTATCGAGGAAATGAACGAGAAAGGGGTAAAGCCTGACACTGTTAGTTATAATTGCCTTGTAACCTCGTATTGTAAAGCAGGGATGATGGAGGACGCGAAGAAGGTGTATGAAGGCTTGAGGGGGAATGGGTGTAAGCCCAATGCAGCGACCTTTAGGACCTTGGTGCATTATAGGTGTGAGAAAGGGCAGTACAAGAGGGCATATTGGGTCTTCAAGGAGAGTGTACGGGCTGATAAAATTCCCGACTTCATGACGTTGAGGAGATTGGAGGAAGGTTTGGTGGAGAAGAAGTATATGGAGGAGGCAAAAGGGTTGTTGAGGACAGTGAAGAAGAAGTTTCCATCCAGTAGTTTGAATGCATGGAAGGAGGTTGAGGAGAGTCTTGGATTGgcttctgctgctgctgcttgtGATACGGCATTGTAGCTCTCTCCAGAAGAGGATGACTGAGAGGCTGCCGTTTTGAGTCTTTTATGTTGGATTTCTGTGAAAGATCTCGGTTTGAGCTCTAGTTGCTCCTTtgcattgcagaaattaaTTTGTCTATTGATTACTTCATGGCTGTGGCGGGATGATGTGTTCAGTAACATTTCTGCAGATCAGGGTCGGCACTTGATCCTTTTAATGGTGAACTGGAGCtatataaatcataaaatgTAGCAAAATGGtcaagcattttttttttttggttagaACGAACTTGTGCCTTCTATTTGGTGCAATGCGACTTTTGCTCAGCTCTTTTTCATAATAAGTAGTTAGAAGCTTATAGCTCAGTTTACGTCTTTATTAGTAAAATTTGCTTCTAGTAGTGGTGGTAGTGGTGATCGTGGAAGACCGAGACAGTAGTTCAGAGTTTTATTCCATCATTTTACCTTGGATTGACTTCAGGAAAAGCCGAGTTTTCGTATCGAGTCGATATAAATAAGCTATAATGACGATACTGTGGCTTGCTGCAGCTCATGTTTATTGGTTGAATTTCTGGATTGCAATTCCCACTGGAGGTATTTTGGAATCAATTAGTAGTTAAGAGTTTGATTCCTGGTAATTCCGAGGAGTCTCTCGGTTACCTGCAGTGAAAGGTTGTTTATACCAAGCATGTCTTTGATAAACTAATTTGCTTTTTGACCCTGATTAGTGAGCTGATTCACGTGCTCTCACTAATCGTGGCAAGGACCTATTTACCATGTCATGTCTTCGGAAGCCTACTTCATGGTTACTTTCAACATGACATCAATTGTTACTCAGAGAATCACAATGGAAGAGGTTGATTCTTTGTAATAATGATTTGAAGAATTTACTTACAGCTAGTAATTGATTAGTAGCCTGGAAAAAAAGGTTTGAATACATACTAGGAATAAtggattaatatataaaagtgtgTCTCATCTCGTCTGCTCTACACCAATTCATTTTCCTATAATTTCCATCAGCGTTAGCTCAGTCCCTTGCCACCAAACTGACTAACATTGCTACTTGGCGAGCAACAGGCACAAAGGGTCAAAAAGACATTCAAGTAGAGCAACCATAGTGACGATCATTATTCCCTCAGCATGGTTTTATGTCAAAAGCAAACATTACAATACCAGCAGTCCTAGAAAACGACCAGAGTTCGAACTGCAAGCTAATACATCTGGAAAAAAACCATACCCACAATCTTATATCACACAGACTCCCTAACCAGACACCTTCCAAACTACAAATTACGAATCTCTTCTGAGAGGCAAACTATATTTAACTAAGAAAATACGACACAAGTCCAGAGACAATACGGCATTATCCTTTTTATCCGTCGTAGTCGCCTTGCGCAAACTTATTTTCTGGGAAGAAGACCGCCGTCACGATATTCCCACCAAACTTCCTTCCATTCAATCCCGTCCTTGCTTTGGCAGAACCTTCCATATCTGCGTACTCCAAGAAcacctgaaaaaaaattaaggaaaagatAAATAGCTGGAAAATTGCACCATAGAGGTAAGAGTGCATGGCACACCACAAACTGGGAGTAGAACCGGTCAATATGACAGTGAATGACCCATTCTACTCTAAtcatctctatatatatatatatatatatatgtatgtatatacagGGCTGAATTTCGCACAAGGAAGATCCCATTTTAAGATGCTTCCTTTATGGGAAAATTAACCGGTATGTCTGGACTTTCTCCGATAGAGCaagtaaaacaaaatatgCACGACTCAATGCCGGGGTTGAAGTCATACTTGTAAGAAccaaaaaagaatcaaaaaaaaaacaaaaattaaaaaaagataaggGCATAATGATTGGAAAAAAGGATCACTGCAGGGAAAAACACGTACCTTTCCTACACCGGGTGTAGGTTGTCCATCAGTTCTCGGACGGGGTATCACCACATTTACCAGCATCCCTGCAAAATTTGTGatcagaaaaaaatataataaatgaaCAAGAAATAAAGATAAGGAATCTCAATGGTAGAGCCTGATTCTTTATGCAGCATATAGATGAAGAAATGGCTGCAGGACAAAGATAatagggagagagagattCAGAGCTGTGCATactataataaataaataaccggACAAAAGGAAGAGGGGAAAATGCATTAAGTCCTCACCAAATTTTCCTCCTTCCTGCCTCATATCTTCCATAATGTCTTCATACTCCGCATCATCGTTAAGCTCATCCGCAGAAACTACTTGTGTGAGACAGACAACCTTCGTAGCCAGAGCACCGGGTTGATACATAAGTTTCTACAAGATAGAAGGGTGAAGCATTAGTCAAAATAGTTGATCAAGAGAACATATGCAAAGAAGAGTTCCTCTCATGAAATATTGCCAGATAGGgtaattttatgttttctaACTAAAATTTTTGCAGCGAACCCATATTAACATGCACAAATATGTGGGACACCAAAGGAGCTTTACAACAAACATAAATGCTAAAAGCTTAACTCAGAATAACAGCAGCTCCTAAGTCTCATGATTGAAACCAAATCATAAAACTTCTTAATGATAGCAAAACAATTTCCAATACCTGCAATGCTATTTGCTGTTGGGCATGCAGTAGAACACTCTCTTGTTCAGGTTTAGGCTGGTTAGCGCCTTGGTTTGCTCTCCTGACAGTAAGAGTCTTGTCACCCATTTTTATTCCATTGAGAGCTGCACAAGCTATGTCTGTAACCGAGAGGTCTTGGTAGACACAAAAGGCATAGCCTTTTGAATTTCCTGTTTCCCGATCCTTCACAAGATCAAAGCCCCTAAGTGGTCCAAATGACTCCAGCAGCTCCCTAACCTGGGCTTCTGTGAAATAATATGGCAGCCCTCCTACAAAAATGCGGTCTGGACCCTCCAGCCCACCGGCGGAGCCAGGTGTCAATCCAACAGCAGCGAGATTTAGGTTTGGATTTGGCTGGCTGGGACCAAGAGTCGCAGCAAGCGAAGGGTTGTAATCACTAGGCCTCCGAACCTTTACTGGTGCTCCCTGAATTTAAGAGGAATTAGATAAATAAAAGTTAGCACcattttacataatatataatatatatgatagttatttccttttatgctTTTCTGCTAGCCATGTATACAGGCAAAATTCATCAATTCTAGTGAAACAAGCCAATCGTCCATCGAACAAGTCAATTGTCCATTGTTTTAAGAACTCGAATAGCTGCTTTATAAAACTACATTTATAATTTGTGCAAGATGTGAACCAAGCTAGAGGAACTGTTTTCAGACTATGAATATTTACATGTAATGAGAATATTTAATGGACAAACTAAGTTCTCCAACTAAATTCTAATGCTGATCAGGCAAAAGGTTAATAAAATGGGTTTCATATTTTACTGTACTCCTAACAGATCAATGGATTAGAACACAACTTTCCCATTAAATACCACTGCTACATACTTGTCAAACACTAATGAAAAAGGATAAAGCTCCCCCCTCTGTTATTTGAAGgtcaaatttatttaaaggAAAGATGCATTACCTCAAATATAATGCCGTCTAATGCCATTGCATTACTTGCCTCCTCTACTGATCTCATCTCCACAAAAGCAAACTTCTTTTCGTGGTTTATGTAAACATTAACAACAGCATCCCCTGCAATCAAGCAATGAACATAGTCACCCAGATaagtgagagagagataaaCAACTGAGTTTTAGAGATCAAGTCACCCAGACATCTCAGTTTGATCAGAAAGTATAGCAACATATCATTATAGAAAGTCAGCATACCTGGACCAGCAGTGTTTCCTCCTATAGCTGCCATAACCTGGCTGAAAAAAGTTGCAACGGACTGCAGCAGAAAGTCCACAATGAGAACCAGTAAATCATTGACACCAAATATAAGGGGAATTAATTAAACACGGAGGATGCAACAAACCTGTTCATTGGCTGTTGGAGGAAGGCCCCCCACATATACTCGCCTAGCATGCCTTGTAGCCtgtaaaaaattaacaattacAGAGATGCGAGGAAAGCAGAGAGGAGGGAAGAAAGTTTAAACAGAAAAAAAGGTTAAAAGGTTTGATCATCAAACCTGCTGAGTCATTGCTTGGACAGGCATAACAGGAAGAGTGCCAAATTGCTGCAATGAAGGATGGcacaaaataaacaaaagtaATTTAAGACATATACATGTAAAAGAACGtatgaagaaaaatgatatacACCTGAGTTCCGAATGGAAGCATGTTAGGAAACATCCCTGGAATGGTCGGACTTGGCCCAGGAACAGGACCTGAAACAAAAGGGTGAGGTGATCTGAACATGTAGTTGAAATAAAAGCTTACCACCAGCAGAGCTTGctataaaatacatatatatatatatatatgtgtgtgtgtgtatat of the Punica granatum isolate Tunisia-2019 chromosome 6, ASM765513v2, whole genome shotgun sequence genome contains:
- the LOC116210051 gene encoding pentatricopeptide repeat-containing protein At4g36680, mitochondrial, whose amino-acid sequence is MSYTRHLRRLSTSAAAAATAANTTSAAAPSSSVSISKAKSKLQSEFDPDKALEIYTSVSKHDSSPATSRYVQGLAVRRLAKSRRFSDIEALMESHKSDPRIRDEPYLSTLIRSYGCAGMFDHALRTFSEMEQLGTPRSVVSFNALLTACNACKLFDKVPDLFNEMSSTYNIVPDKVSYGILIKSYCEAGSPEKGMGVLREMEEKGVEVTAVTFTTILDALYKSGRSAEAERLWVDMVSKGCELDAAVYNVRLMNAQDTGPESVKKIIEEMNEKGVKPDTVSYNCLVTSYCKAGMMEDAKKVYEGLRGNGCKPNAATFRTLVHYRCEKGQYKRAYWVFKESVRADKIPDFMTLRRLEEGLVEKKYMEEAKGLLRTVKKKFPSSSLNAWKEVEESLGLASAAAACDTAL
- the LOC116210050 gene encoding splicing factor U2af large subunit B-like isoform X2, translating into MTDYEGGRYEGNGEDLDSYRGGSSPAPRSNSHGGHDENSDSKSQRSHDHDRDSLKGSEKARDRSRDKERERDRDRDREKDRDRGRNRDKEKSRDRERDRDRDRDKERDRHHRDRDRDRDRHRDRSERRERGRDRDDDDYHRTRDYDRNIDYDRDREERHRRRSRSPSSRSERRSRSRSRSRSRSKSKRISGFDMAPPPSAMLATAVSGPVPGPSPTIPGMFPNMLPFGTQQFGTLPVMPVQAMTQQATRHARRVYVGGLPPTANEQSVATFFSQVMAAIGGNTAGPGDAVVNVYINHEKKFAFVEMRSVEEASNAMALDGIIFEGAPVKVRRPSDYNPSLAATLGPSQPNPNLNLAAVGLTPGSAGGLEGPDRIFVGGLPYYFTEAQVRELLESFGPLRGFDLVKDRETGNSKGYAFCVYQDLSVTDIACAALNGIKMGDKTLTVRRANQGANQPKPEQESVLLHAQQQIALQKLMYQPGALATKVVCLTQVVSADELNDDAEYEDIMEDMRQEGGKFGMLVNVVIPRPRTDGQPTPGVGKVFLEYADMEGSAKARTGLNGRKFGGNIVTAVFFPENKFAQGDYDG
- the LOC116210050 gene encoding splicing factor U2af large subunit B-like isoform X1: MTDYEGGRYEGNGEDLDSYRGGSSPAPRSNSHGGHDENSDSKSQRSHDHDRDSLKGSEKARDRSRDKERERDRDRDREKDRDRGRNRDKEKSRDRERDRDRDRDKERDRHHRDRDRDRDRHRDRSERRERGRDRDDDDYHRTRDYDRNIDYDRDREERHRRRSRSPSSRSERRSRSRSRSRSRSKRWLYCLLLLTSSTCSKRISGFDMAPPPSAMLATAVSGPVPGPSPTIPGMFPNMLPFGTQQFGTLPVMPVQAMTQQATRHARRVYVGGLPPTANEQSVATFFSQVMAAIGGNTAGPGDAVVNVYINHEKKFAFVEMRSVEEASNAMALDGIIFEGAPVKVRRPSDYNPSLAATLGPSQPNPNLNLAAVGLTPGSAGGLEGPDRIFVGGLPYYFTEAQVRELLESFGPLRGFDLVKDRETGNSKGYAFCVYQDLSVTDIACAALNGIKMGDKTLTVRRANQGANQPKPEQESVLLHAQQQIALQKLMYQPGALATKVVCLTQVVSADELNDDAEYEDIMEDMRQEGGKFGMLVNVVIPRPRTDGQPTPGVGKVFLEYADMEGSAKARTGLNGRKFGGNIVTAVFFPENKFAQGDYDG
- the LOC116210050 gene encoding splicing factor U2af large subunit B-like isoform X4, which encodes MFPNMLPFGTQQFGTLPVMPVQAMTQQATRHARRVYVGGLPPTANEQSVATFFSQVMAAIGGNTAGPGDAVVNVYINHEKKFAFVEMRSVEEASNAMALDGIIFEGAPVKVRRPSDYNPSLAATLGPSQPNPNLNLAAVGLTPGSAGGLEGPDRIFVGGLPYYFTEAQVRELLESFGPLRGFDLVKDRETGNSKGYAFCVYQDLSVTDIACAALNGIKMGDKTLTVRRANQGANQPKPEQESVLLHAQQQIALQKLMYQPGALATKVVCLTQVVSADELNDDAEYEDIMEDMRQEGGKFGMLVNVVIPRPRTDGQPTPGVGKVFLEYADMEGSAKARTGLNGRKFGGNIVTAVFFPENKFAQGDYDG
- the LOC116210050 gene encoding splicing factor U2af large subunit B-like isoform X3 yields the protein MTDYEGGRYEGNGEDLDSYRGGSSPAPRSNSHGGHDENSDSKSQRSHDHDRDSLKGSEKARDRSRDKERERDRDRDREKDRDRGRNRDKEKSRDRERDRDRDRDKERDRHHRDRDRDRDRHRDRSERRERGRDRDDDDYHRTRDYDRNIDYDRDREERHRRRSRSPSSRSERRSRSRSRSRSRSKRWLYCLLLLTSSTCSKRISGFDMAPPPSAMLATAVSGPVPGPSPTIPGMFPNMLPFGTQQFGTLPVMPVQAMTQQATRHARRVYVGGLPPTANEQSVATFFSQVMAAIGGNTAGPGDAVVNVYINHEKKFAFVEMRSVEEASNAMALDGIIFEGAPVKVRRPSDYNPSLAATLGPSQPNPNLNLAAVGLTPGSAGGLEGPDRIFVGGLPYYFTEAQVRELLESFGPLRGFDLVKDRETGNSKGYAFCVYQDLSVTDIACAALNGIKMGDKTLTVRRANQGANQPKPEQESVLLHAQQQIALQKLMYQPGALATKVVCLTQVVSADELNDDAEYEDIMEDMRQEGGKFAISSSICCIKNQALPLRFLIFISCSFIIFFSDHKFCRDAGKCGDTPSEN